A window of Chrysoperla carnea chromosome 3, inChrCarn1.1, whole genome shotgun sequence genomic DNA:
AAGAAAAGTATATCGGTAAATttcaaaatcgttttaaattttgctGTATCTATTTTTAGCTAGggaatctttttattttacctaATAAAGGAGTGACtatgcttttaaatattttatgaatgaaaatttataattaaaaatgaaaaaaaaaaaaagtaaattaaattattttatgttattttaaaaaataggtttGCCTTGCCATACTAACATTTCTTCAACAAGAATTTTCAGGATATGTAAAGGGCGGATGGGTATTGCGTAAAGCTTGGAAAGTGTATCAAAGTGTTTACAATGAAGTTTTAGAATTGTATATTAAGGAATTCGGTGTACTCAATACCGACAGTAAGTACACATTCATaacgtaattaaaaaaaatttttgtaagttaaggatgtacgagcgccagggcaattttggataaaaggcttgatttttttgtatatgaagttggactaagtctaaatcaattctgaaaattttaaggtgggctgcccgattatttaaataaataaatgacttcaaaagtaggcatatttaacataggtcttatgggaaaacggtagatgggtgatatgttttcatagatttctccaaaactagtaaatggaaatttaaaaaaaaactatttaaattaaagtaaaaaccttaataaattattgaaaacaaaaaaaaaccattgtgcccgactaattaaggatgtatgaatacggcagtggggacacaaatttaaaaaaatataaattttaaattttgatggtgaattatgttataacttgacaatataagacgtaAAGTaagattcaaatttttcgatatctggagtaattttctaaatatcgaaaattgaaaattttgtttaattatttagctttcgatgtttcgaaaaccaaagtagatatcgaaaaattgtattattatttttcgtctacattcatgaagttattacaaaattaatcatcaaagttgaaaataagatacaaataatttcaatcacaagtctaaactGGCCTTAGCGCTCGAACTATCTTAAGGTTGCAAGATTACATTTCATAGATAATGTATTTTTGTTCTTAGTTACTGATTATCCACATTTGCCTAAAATCTATCTTGGTTCAGCAACATCGTCAACGTCTACAAtccataataatacaaatagtaTAAAAGAAAGTTCCTCAACATGGTCGGTCCAATTAGCTCCAAGTAATAATGCTTCAGATTCAATACATTCTTCAGTACAAtctagtttaaatgatttaaaagatGATGTCATTGatgaaaatgatgataataatattattgtgcCTAAGAAATGTTTAACTCCAAACGGGTATACAACATCCATCCACCATTCGAATTATACTAGATCGAATGAAAGCAATATGACACGTAGTGCTAGTGGaacatcatttaaattttctagattAACGCAATCGCTTTCCTATCCATTAGGTTTTTTATCGGGTATGATTCATTCATCTTCGACTAATATGTaagtatttcaaattatttttctcccCGGCCCAACTGTCTGTTGTTTTGAGTCTTATTTGACCTGGAAATTTAGTGTAAAAAATGAGTCTGCCTCTAAACACGATTACCTACTTATAAGACAAAAGATTTAATAgcctaaaaaagtatttttatgtcGACGTTTGACGTTGAGTTTGAGCGTCAATTTAGGCCACGTGATCAATTTAGGAAATGCTGCCATCTAGAAAAAACTTAACAGCGTCACATCGTACAAAGCTAACATATACAATCCccctttgttttatacataagaacgtccgtaAGAaatcttcttacttcatataatacAAATGACTAACGATATGGCTTACAAATTGTATAAATCATATAtgatttactttttactttagAACCATTGATTGATATAACCGAAACTTCTGAATCATTTTGTCTAATTAGGAGACCTCTATGTTTATTTTCAgaagtgaaaattttgaaactaataACGATGCAATAAGTCCAGAGCAAATATCTCGTTTAATGgccgctgttagttttggataTGGTGTTTTTCAATTAAGTGCTTCACTATTGCCACCAACTATGTTAAAATTAACACAATTATTTGGTTTTGGGGCCGATCGAAAGGCGGGAATTGAAAGCTTAATGTATGCTAGAAAAGGAAACGATATGAGAGCACCTTTGGCTTCGTACGTAATTAAGATTTAGAATCTCATGACTAAAAATGGTTATGAGTGattattaatgtaaattatatgaaatatgattCTCATGGCATTTTTAATCACGAGATTTTCGGTCGTTCaatcgaattaaaaaatgatttacttcTACagccctattttttttttacacagatTAGCATTACTTTGGTATCATACAATTGTTCGACCATTTTTTGCACTCGACGGTTATAACTTACAAGCTGGTGTCAAAGCAGCATCAGCGTTAATGGAAGAAGCTCAATGCGATTATAGTCAATCagcgttatttttattttttgaaggtaGAATTAAACGATTAGAGGTAacgttaaataaacaaaattatttaaaactgaagactaaaaaatattgtcaattttttagtCAAATATAACTAAGGCCTTAGAATGTTACCAATTGGCTGTTGATAATTCCAATCAacgtgaaattaaattattatgtttgcATGAAGTGGGTTGGTGTTACCTTATAAAATTGGATTTTGTGGAGGGTAATACAACATTTACGTTACTGAAACAACGTAGTCGTTGGTCTAGAAGTTTTTATGGATATTTAGCTTTAATATGCGCTGGCGCATGCAATATTTTAACAGAATTTACGGATATTgttgatttacaaaatatattatcaaattcgAATCAAAAAACATCACAACttgatgtttatttaaatagacgAATAAAAATGTTCCCAGAAAATGAAATTGAGTTGCAAAAATGTGATGTCTCATATTGGAAAATGTTTACATATGAATTGTTATACTTGTGGAATGCCTTACCTAGTTGCAGCCAAgggaatttagaaaatattttagatggtATGCTTCATACACAGGCGTATATTAAAATAGACCGTCACTGTGACATTGATTCGATCAGTAGTCTATATCCAATATTAGTCTGTGATtacatgatatattttttagaataaacagttaattttattttcaaatatgtttcaGATTGTCAGAAAAATGATAGTAAGGAACCAATGGTAGGTTTATCTGATTTAATTGCTGGATCGTGTTATTCCATATTTAacaatcaagaaaaatctattGAAGCCTATAGAAATTGTCTTTCTAAACGTGAAAACCAATGtgctattaataataattgttcccATATTGGTGCTTTTGCACAGTATGAACTGGCaacattattattgaaaaattcagaagtaagtaaaattttgttttatttcaataatcaaaagAATGCATCATTGATCTCTTTGATAATTGAATAGAGGATTCTATCCGAAgtcattgttttaatttaaattattcagcGCCTTTTTCTCGAGATACGGAACTGAATTTATCACTGATCTCTGATGTTAACTGGAGAGCGGATCAATAAACATATATTGGCGTATTATTTACCTTATAGAACCAAAAACCGTAAATTCGTCACTTccttgaaaaactttttgatcAAGTATATACTTTAACACTttggtttttaatatttcagacTGCAGTCGAGGGAAAGCAAATGCTACTCCGAATacaaaatgaatacaaagatTATGATTTCGAACATAGGCTTAATGTTCGaattcatacaattttaaaacgtttataaaaatcggttcatatttatattatatagcatctttctcgaatatttagaaaatatatacctaactaaaaaacaataagtgaaaaaaacaatatatttttaaattataattaaaatgatattaagaTTGTTGATTATATTGAGAAAGGATTTTAttgagataataaaataatccgtccttataaaaaaaatgcattttatataacctttaaaatataaatattttgtaaagtatacaataagtttaaaattagtaaacataaaaaataaatattagaaaaagagAGGGAAATTACAATCTTGGTCCATCCAATTTTCCATGAACTCGtattctatataataaaaaatatactttagtaaaaatattgtctACGTCTCCACGTAAGCGCTACTAATAATGTCCTCTTAATAGAAGTTCgtggaatttaatttaaatttcttccCTCAAAGTCCAAAAAAGGTGgttgattcaaatttttatttattactttgagaaacaaaaatttatgatcaCACCAACGGGTGATTAGACAATTTCGTCACAAACGTTCTGACGAAATGACTTACCTGTAAACACATGTATATTCAGGATTCCCATGGTTAGAAATAACTTTAAATTCTACATAATTATAGGATTTATAACAGTTATTAACTGGGAAATATTGTACAGAAGGCccactaatattataaataaattgtcctAAAAATGCACCTTCATTGTCCACCTCCGAAGTCAAGCcctgaaatttatttcaaattaaataactaatcgttttaataaatttaaacgtaAAGTACCCATATTGAGAATTCTTTAGGAGCCGTTTTCAATTCACCTGTGGGTGAAATTGATGCTGGAATATGTTCCAATGACACCCCAGTTACAACTACTCTACCCAAAAGTTTTATTACAGCTGTACCAGAACTGCCTTTAAATGCCCAACATTCACCAGGTAAAGTACTAGGCTAGAAGAAATAGAAAGTTCAAGTTATATTTTGCCCATcgacttatattaaatatagactAATTGAGCTGTATTGTACCAGGTGTCTTTATTTATAAGTCTGTATGTTTACCTGAATAATTGTACGTGGTGAATTTGATCCGCTACATAATGGTATACCAAACAAAGTAAGCGTGGGAGCTCCTCTTACATAGTTTTCAGTGCTTCTAATTGAGACTATAGCACCGCCAGATGATTCCAATGCAAAATCCGTTCGCCCTGTCTTATCGGCGTCATATTGTGACAAAGCAtcttt
This region includes:
- the LOC123294523 gene encoding tetratricopeptide repeat protein 39C-like; this translates as MEELPNTKSSSKEGWKLAKEGIDLLLNNRIEDAEKLFKTNTEDIQLAAGYSFLTFINALMSYEDEKLTIALNALKETEKKCSNDIGWIKVVKNKMLGVNNQTQSLAESLEEQIILADTQVCLAILTFLQQEFSGYVKGGWVLRKAWKVYQSVYNEVLELYIKEFGVLNTDITDYPHLPKIYLGSATSSTSTIHNNTNSIKESSSTWSVQLAPSNNASDSIHSSVQSSLNDLKDDVIDENDDNNIIVPKKCLTPNGYTTSIHHSNYTRSNESNMTRSASGTSFKFSRLTQSLSYPLGFLSGMIHSSSTNISENFETNNDAISPEQISRLMAAVSFGYGVFQLSASLLPPTMLKLTQLFGFGADRKAGIESLMYARKGNDMRAPLASLALLWYHTIVRPFFALDGYNLQAGVKAASALMEEAQCDYSQSALFLFFEGRIKRLESNITKALECYQLAVDNSNQREIKLLCLHEVGWCYLIKLDFVEGNTTFTLLKQRSRWSRSFYGYLALICAGACNILTEFTDIVDLQNILSNSNQKTSQLDVYLNRRIKMFPENEIELQKCDVSYWKMFTYELLYLWNALPSCSQGNLENILDDCQKNDSKEPMVGLSDLIAGSCYSIFNNQEKSIEAYRNCLSKRENQCAINNNCSHIGAFAQYELATLLLKNSETAVEGKQMLLRIQNEYKDYDFEHRLNVRIHTILKRL
- the LOC123294527 gene encoding SUN domain-containing protein 1-like, with the protein product MDAPSTIAKTLRILKFGVVIGMTGLLIANMLEHFVGQNAAICDIKDDLNDVKVKVGDLDDKINQLIQNGTNDVLNEIKELFADQNRIIINNIPSLDYIKKLLKDALSQYDADKTGRTDFALESSGGAIVSIRSTENYVRGAPTLTLFGIPLCSGSNSPRTIIQPSTLPGECWAFKGSSGTAVIKLLGRVVVTGVSLEHIPASISPTGELKTAPKEFSIWGLTSEVDNEGAFLGQFIYNISGPSVQYFPVNNCYKSYNYVEFKVISNHGNPEYTCVYRIRVHGKLDGPRL